A window from Opitutia bacterium ISCC 52 encodes these proteins:
- a CDS encoding arylsulfatase: MNKVFYPITLMVLVLNFGCAAKDEPTATKGPPNIVLVIADDMGYSDLGSYGGEIETPTLDKLADNGVRFTNYYVHNMCWPTRASLLTSLYPKTALADGSAANGFRDDIIMLPQALAEVGYKSYMSGKWHLSDPGQPHGPSAPHKRGFDRTYSTYWGTTDFFAPADLNENGEDRTDEWKDNPDYYQTDAITDYSLKFLKEHPKDEPFFLYVAYNAAHWPLHARPEDIEHYKGRYAQGWDHFRETRHAKMKELGVVDPSWELSPRHPDVPAWEEEEHKAWQERRMEVYAAQISCMDRNIGRIVQQLEASGELDNTIFIYQNDNGGCHVEYPPDRTGSWTKPFTTDGLNRPVRPGNLPHIMPGDQSTWQSYGYGWANVSNTPFRLFKQHDHEGGTRSPLIVSWPDGLNEKLTGNVTGEIVHVVDMMPTLLDLAGGNPGSRDGLLPFEGKSFGSVLTGNGKWEPTEELYWQHSKGKAARIGDWKLVSENRKPWELYQISNDGTELNDLAAEMPEKVAELEAKHTAWDKRTNLSKK; encoded by the coding sequence ATGAACAAAGTCTTCTACCCTATTACCCTGATGGTTCTAGTCCTCAATTTTGGCTGTGCGGCCAAAGATGAACCCACCGCTACAAAAGGCCCACCCAACATCGTCTTAGTCATAGCCGATGACATGGGCTACTCCGACCTGGGTAGCTATGGAGGGGAGATCGAAACGCCGACCTTGGACAAGCTGGCTGACAATGGGGTGCGATTCACCAACTACTACGTGCACAATATGTGCTGGCCGACACGTGCAAGCCTGCTGACGAGCCTCTATCCGAAAACGGCACTGGCCGATGGATCAGCCGCCAACGGATTTCGTGACGACATCATCATGCTACCTCAGGCTTTGGCCGAAGTCGGCTACAAATCCTACATGTCCGGCAAATGGCACCTGTCAGATCCGGGACAACCGCATGGACCCAGCGCGCCACACAAACGCGGATTCGACCGCACCTACTCAACCTATTGGGGCACCACGGATTTCTTTGCTCCCGCTGACCTGAACGAAAATGGTGAAGACCGCACTGACGAGTGGAAGGACAATCCGGACTACTATCAGACCGATGCCATTACGGACTACTCACTCAAATTTTTAAAAGAACACCCGAAAGATGAACCCTTCTTTCTCTACGTTGCTTACAATGCAGCTCATTGGCCTCTGCATGCCAGGCCAGAAGATATCGAACATTACAAAGGCCGCTACGCTCAAGGTTGGGATCATTTTCGTGAAACACGTCATGCCAAAATGAAAGAACTGGGAGTCGTTGACCCTTCCTGGGAACTATCTCCACGTCATCCAGACGTGCCCGCCTGGGAAGAAGAAGAACACAAGGCCTGGCAGGAACGACGCATGGAAGTGTATGCCGCACAAATTTCCTGTATGGACCGAAACATCGGTCGCATCGTCCAACAATTGGAAGCATCCGGCGAGCTGGATAACACCATCTTTATTTACCAAAACGACAACGGTGGCTGTCATGTCGAGTATCCTCCTGACCGCACCGGCTCGTGGACTAAACCCTTTACAACTGATGGCCTCAACCGTCCTGTTCGTCCGGGGAATTTGCCACACATCATGCCAGGCGATCAATCCACCTGGCAAAGTTATGGTTATGGCTGGGCCAATGTTTCCAACACACCGTTCCGACTGTTTAAACAACACGACCATGAAGGCGGGACTAGGTCCCCACTCATTGTCAGCTGGCCGGATGGTCTTAACGAAAAACTCACTGGCAATGTGACAGGGGAAATCGTCCACGTGGTTGATATGATGCCTACTCTCCTCGATCTGGCTGGAGGCAATCCTGGTTCACGGGATGGGCTACTACCTTTCGAAGGGAAGTCTTTTGGATCCGTATTAACTGGAAACGGTAAGTGGGAACCGACCGAAGAACTTTACTGGCAACACAGCAAAGGAAAAGCTGCACGAATCGGTGATTGGAAACTGGTTTCCGAAAACAGAAAGCCCTGGGAACTGTATCAGATATCCAATGACGGAACTGAGCTCAACGATCTTGCCGCTGAGATGCCCGAGAAAGTAGCCGAACTGGAAGCGAAACATACGGCCTGGGATAAGCGCACCAATCTTTCAAAGAAGTAG